Proteins encoded together in one Sulfitobacter pontiacus window:
- the panB gene encoding 3-methyl-2-oxobutanoate hydroxymethyltransferase, protein MSATARKTAPMPTDILARKGGAPLVSLTAYTTPMAQVMDGICDFVLVGDSVGMVLHGLPSTLDVTMEMMILHGQAVRRGLTQSMLVIDMPFGSYEQSPAQAFENAARLMRETGAGAVKLEGGEVMEDTIAFLTKRGIPVMAHIGLTPQSIHTLGGYKVQGRGAAATQLMADAQAVTRAGAFAVVLEKVPQALADQITKTVAIPTIGIGASAQCDGQILVVDDMLGLFTAFKAKFVKRYAHLGDDAKAAVQAYADEVTARSFPGPEHVFSDEVSKT, encoded by the coding sequence ATGAGCGCCACAGCCCGTAAGACCGCCCCCATGCCGACGGATATTCTGGCCCGCAAAGGGGGGGCTCCGCTGGTGAGCCTGACCGCCTATACCACGCCGATGGCGCAAGTGATGGATGGCATCTGCGATTTCGTGCTTGTGGGCGATTCAGTGGGGATGGTGCTGCACGGGCTGCCCTCGACGCTGGACGTCACGATGGAGATGATGATCCTGCACGGTCAAGCGGTGCGGCGCGGGCTGACACAGTCGATGTTGGTGATCGATATGCCCTTTGGCAGCTACGAGCAAAGCCCGGCCCAAGCCTTTGAGAACGCGGCACGCTTGATGCGTGAAACCGGTGCCGGTGCGGTCAAGCTTGAAGGGGGGGAGGTGATGGAAGACACCATCGCCTTCCTGACCAAACGCGGCATTCCGGTGATGGCGCATATCGGCCTGACGCCGCAGTCGATCCACACGCTTGGCGGGTACAAGGTGCAGGGGCGCGGTGCGGCCGCCACGCAGCTGATGGCCGATGCGCAGGCGGTGACGCGGGCAGGGGCCTTTGCCGTGGTGCTTGAGAAAGTGCCGCAAGCTTTGGCGGACCAGATCACCAAGACCGTTGCCATTCCCACCATCGGCATCGGTGCGTCAGCGCAATGCGACGGGCAAATTCTGGTGGTCGATGACATGCTGGGGCTGTTCACTGCCTTCAAGGCTAAATTCGTAAAACGCTATGCCCATCTGGGCGATGACGCAAAGGCGGCGGTGCAGGCCTATGCCGACGAGGTCACGGCGCGCTCCTTCCCCGGACCCGAGCATGTATTTTCTGACGAGGTTTCCAAAACATGA
- a CDS encoding DMT family transporter — translation MTDQESSGRQSNALGVAGVLFAGIVWGTTGTAATFAPDVSAAAIGAAAMGIGGIAQALLALRGIAHARAQLWQQRGLLLLGALAVMIYPLAFYGSMRLAGVTIGTVVTIGTAPLFAALIEYVMERSLLTLRWSLGALAGVAGMVLICLAEGGHGAVGGTNVPLGVVLGLLGGFTYALYSWTARAMMLRGLRSSVAMGATFGLGGLMLMPVLLATGGPLLASWGNAAVGLYMAFVPMFLGYICFGYGLSRVRASTATTLTLIEPVVAALLAVVVVGERLPPLGWAGVGLVVLCLLVLTVPTGRGAQPVAPIPPK, via the coding sequence ATGACGGATCAGGAAAGCTCGGGCCGCCAAAGCAATGCGCTTGGCGTGGCGGGTGTGCTTTTTGCGGGCATTGTCTGGGGCACCACCGGCACCGCCGCGACCTTTGCCCCTGACGTGAGTGCTGCGGCGATCGGTGCCGCGGCGATGGGGATCGGCGGCATCGCGCAGGCGCTGCTGGCGCTGCGGGGCATCGCCCATGCGCGTGCGCAACTTTGGCAGCAGCGTGGGTTGCTGCTGCTGGGGGCCTTGGCGGTGATGATCTATCCGCTGGCGTTCTATGGCTCCATGCGGTTGGCGGGGGTGACCATCGGGACCGTCGTCACCATCGGCACCGCGCCCCTGTTTGCCGCGCTGATCGAATATGTGATGGAGCGATCTTTGCTGACCCTTCGGTGGAGCCTTGGCGCGCTGGCGGGCGTGGCGGGCATGGTGCTGATCTGTCTGGCCGAGGGCGGGCATGGGGCCGTGGGGGGCACCAATGTGCCGCTTGGGGTCGTGCTGGGGCTGCTTGGCGGGTTTACCTATGCGCTGTACAGCTGGACGGCGCGCGCGATGATGCTGCGCGGCCTGCGGTCTTCGGTGGCCATGGGTGCCACCTTTGGACTGGGCGGGCTGATGTTGATGCCTGTGCTGTTGGCGACCGGCGGCCCGCTGCTGGCCTCGTGGGGGAATGCGGCGGTCGGGCTTTATATGGCCTTTGTGCCGATGTTTCTGGGCTATATCTGTTTCGGCTACGGGCTGTCGCGGGTGCGGGCGAGTACCGCCACGACCCTGACGCTGATCGAGCCGGTGGTCGCGGCACTGCTGGCCGTTGTCGTGGTGGGCGAACGCTTACCCCCCCTTGGCTGGGCCGGCGTGGGGCTGGTTGTGCTTTGCCTGCTGGTGCTGACCGTGCCCACGGGGCGGGGCGCGCAGCCAGTGGCCCCGATCCCGCCCAAGTAG
- a CDS encoding ABC transporter substrate-binding protein, whose protein sequence is MKTFFSILTLIASLAGSTALGAETDYPLTIDNCGHTLSFDAAPQTTVTIGQSTTEILYLLGQQDRIAGTSVWFSPVLPEFKDTNDAIERLADNDPSFESVLGKRPDLVTVMYEWHVGPEGMVGTRDSFHEVGVPTYVMPTDCAAKDNSVGADGTRSELFTTQQLYTSIEELALIYNAQDAGATLLADLQSREAKAVEKAKSLNLPQGTSALFWFSSSEMAADPYVAGQQGVPAYMMDKLGVENVVTSAEEWPLVGWETLAKSDPTFIVLAKMDRRRFPADDIEKKRAFLMNDPVAREMTAVKEGRIITMDAHAMDPTVRAIYALETMADALSGFDLAE, encoded by the coding sequence ATGAAAACATTTTTTTCCATCCTGACCCTGATTGCGAGCCTCGCAGGCAGCACCGCGCTTGGCGCAGAGACAGACTATCCGCTGACCATCGACAACTGCGGCCATACGCTCAGCTTTGATGCGGCGCCCCAGACCACCGTGACCATCGGGCAATCCACGACAGAGATCCTGTATCTGCTGGGTCAACAGGACCGGATCGCGGGAACCTCTGTCTGGTTCAGCCCCGTTTTGCCAGAGTTCAAAGACACCAACGATGCGATTGAACGGCTGGCGGACAACGATCCCAGCTTTGAAAGCGTGTTGGGCAAACGCCCCGATCTGGTCACCGTGATGTATGAATGGCACGTCGGCCCCGAAGGTATGGTCGGCACCCGCGACAGCTTTCACGAGGTGGGCGTGCCGACCTATGTGATGCCCACCGATTGCGCGGCCAAGGATAATTCTGTCGGCGCGGACGGCACGCGATCTGAACTGTTCACGACCCAGCAGCTGTATACCAGCATCGAAGAGCTCGCCCTCATCTACAACGCGCAAGACGCCGGTGCCACGCTGCTGGCAGACCTGCAATCGCGCGAGGCAAAGGCGGTCGAGAAAGCCAAATCGCTGAACCTGCCCCAAGGCACCTCGGCGCTGTTCTGGTTCTCGTCGTCCGAGATGGCGGCGGACCCTTATGTCGCAGGTCAACAGGGTGTGCCCGCCTATATGATGGACAAGCTTGGCGTTGAAAACGTCGTGACCTCGGCCGAGGAATGGCCGCTGGTCGGATGGGAGACTCTGGCAAAATCCGACCCGACTTTCATCGTGCTCGCCAAAATGGACCGCCGCCGCTTCCCTGCGGATGACATCGAGAAAAAGCGCGCCTTCCTGATGAACGATCCCGTCGCCCGCGAGATGACCGCGGTGAAAGAGGGCCGCATCATCACCATGGACGCCCATGCGATGGACCCGACCGTGCGTGCGATCTATGCGTTGGAAACGATGGCTGACGCGCTGTCCGGTTTTGATCTGGCCGAATGA
- the panC gene encoding pantoate--beta-alanine ligase, which produces MTPEIIRTLVELRSKVGGWKAAGESVAVVPTMGALHQGHLSLVRAAKEACDRVIVTIFINPKQFNNPEDYKNYPRTEEEDARKLIALKADVVYVPDGEQMYPNGFATTVSVEGITQGLCGAHRAGHFDGVATIVTKLFTQTQADKAFFGEKDYQQLQVVTRLALDLDLPIEVIGCPTIREEDGLAMSSRNLLLSDRARTWAPELHRAMEEMAEGLLAGGDLETLRAAAVSRVERAGFTQVEYLDLRSADRLELMTTPDRPARLLAAAWLAGVRLIDNIAVG; this is translated from the coding sequence ATGACACCCGAAATTATCCGCACGCTGGTTGAACTGCGCAGCAAGGTCGGCGGATGGAAAGCCGCGGGCGAAAGCGTCGCCGTGGTGCCGACGATGGGCGCGCTGCATCAGGGACATCTGAGCCTCGTCCGGGCCGCAAAAGAGGCGTGCGACCGTGTGATCGTAACGATCTTTATCAACCCCAAGCAATTCAACAACCCTGAGGACTACAAGAACTACCCCCGCACCGAGGAAGAGGACGCGCGCAAGCTGATCGCGCTAAAGGCGGATGTCGTCTATGTGCCCGATGGGGAACAGATGTACCCCAATGGTTTCGCGACAACTGTGTCGGTCGAAGGCATCACCCAAGGGCTGTGCGGGGCGCATCGGGCAGGGCATTTTGACGGCGTGGCCACCATCGTGACCAAGCTCTTTACCCAGACCCAGGCGGACAAGGCATTCTTTGGCGAAAAGGATTATCAGCAGCTTCAGGTGGTGACCCGTCTGGCGCTTGATCTGGACCTGCCGATAGAGGTGATCGGTTGCCCCACCATCCGCGAGGAGGACGGTCTGGCCATGTCCTCGCGCAACCTGCTGCTGTCGGATCGCGCCCGCACCTGGGCCCCCGAACTTCACCGCGCGATGGAGGAGATGGCAGAGGGGCTGCTTGCTGGTGGCGATCTCGAAACACTCCGCGCTGCGGCAGTGTCGCGGGTGGAACGTGCGGGCTTTACGCAGGTGGAATACCTTGACCTGCGCTCTGCTGACCGGTTGGAGCTGATGACCACGCCCGACCGCCCCGCACGTCTGTTGGCCGCCGCGTGGCTGGCCGGTGTGCGGCTGATCGACAATATCGCCGTCGGTTAA
- a CDS encoding ABC transporter ATP-binding protein, which produces MILSCHELGWRVRNRAIVNDVSLSLRPGEKLGLIGPNGSGKSTLLHMLAGIQKPSRGRVELDGAPLAKMRQRDIAQRLALIEQHADTADRITVRHAVELGRTPWLSALRGWSAGDDAIVTQALADVDLSGFGDRHWHTLSGGEQQRVHIARALAQRPQVLLLDEPTNHLDIRHQLSILELIQRLPTTAIIALHDLNQATLCDRICVLQEGKLRAIGTPSEIMTEPLLREVFGVCGHFLVDPTDNAQVIRFHTATH; this is translated from the coding sequence ATGATTCTGTCCTGTCACGAACTGGGCTGGCGGGTGCGCAACCGCGCCATCGTCAACGACGTGTCCCTGTCCTTGCGGCCGGGCGAAAAGCTGGGGCTGATCGGGCCCAACGGGTCGGGCAAATCCACCTTGCTGCATATGCTTGCCGGCATTCAGAAACCCTCGCGCGGGCGGGTCGAACTGGACGGCGCACCGCTGGCAAAGATGCGCCAGCGCGACATTGCGCAGCGGCTGGCCCTGATCGAACAACACGCCGATACCGCAGATCGCATCACCGTGCGCCACGCCGTTGAACTGGGCCGCACCCCGTGGCTGTCCGCCCTGCGCGGGTGGAGCGCAGGGGACGACGCCATCGTCACGCAGGCGCTGGCGGATGTGGATCTGTCGGGTTTTGGCGACCGCCACTGGCACACGCTGTCGGGCGGTGAACAACAGCGCGTGCATATCGCCCGTGCACTGGCCCAAAGGCCGCAAGTACTGCTGCTGGACGAGCCGACGAACCATCTGGATATCCGCCACCAGCTGTCGATCCTTGAACTGATCCAGCGCTTGCCGACAACGGCGATCATTGCCCTGCACGACCTGAACCAAGCCACGCTCTGCGACCGGATCTGCGTCTTGCAAGAGGGCAAGCTGCGCGCCATTGGCACCCCCTCCGAGATCATGACCGAACCCCTCCTGCGCGAGGTCTTTGGCGTCTGCGGGCATTTCCTTGTCGATCCGACGGATAACGCGCAGGTGATCCGCTTTCACACGGCGACCCATTAA
- a CDS encoding catalase translates to MTDKKQTPPTTTDAGIRVQSDEHSLTVGPDGPIVLNDHYLLEQMANFNRERIPERQPHAKGSGAFGTFETTQDVSKYTMANIFQPGAKCDVVMRFSTVAGERGSPDTWRDPRGFSVKMYTDEGIFDMVGNNTPIFFVRDPIKFQQFIRSQKRRADNNMRDHDMQWDFWTLSPESAHQVTYLMGDRGIPKNWREMNGYSSHTYSLVNAEGEKFWVKFHFHTDQGDGNAYLSQDEADKLAGTNGDYHRADLFNNIRDGNYPSWTLKWQIMPYEDAKTYRINPFDLTKVWPHEDYPLIEVGKLTLNRNPTDFHTEIEQAAFEPNNMVPGVGLSPDKMLLARGFSYADAHRARLGVNYKQIPVNKPVSPTHSYSKDGAGRTEKVSDPVYAPNSYGGPSAQPHQHEAGLWYSDGDMVRQAYTLRPDDDDWSQAGKLVREVMDADARERLVSNVVGHLCDGVSEKVLVRAFEYWRNIDKDTGDKIEAGVREKLGGESKAPGMASALSIGGK, encoded by the coding sequence ATGACCGACAAGAAGCAAACCCCTCCCACAACCACAGACGCCGGAATTCGCGTTCAAAGCGATGAACATTCGCTGACCGTCGGCCCCGATGGCCCGATCGTGCTGAATGACCACTATCTGCTTGAACAGATGGCGAATTTTAACCGTGAACGTATTCCAGAGCGCCAGCCCCACGCCAAAGGTTCGGGCGCATTTGGCACCTTCGAGACGACGCAAGACGTGTCGAAATACACGATGGCGAATATCTTCCAGCCCGGCGCGAAATGCGATGTGGTGATGCGGTTTTCAACCGTGGCAGGCGAACGCGGCAGCCCCGATACATGGCGCGACCCGCGCGGGTTCTCGGTCAAGATGTACACCGACGAAGGCATCTTTGACATGGTCGGCAACAACACCCCGATCTTCTTTGTCCGCGATCCGATCAAGTTCCAGCAGTTCATCCGCAGCCAGAAGCGCCGTGCGGATAACAACATGCGCGACCACGATATGCAGTGGGATTTCTGGACTCTCTCGCCCGAAAGCGCACATCAGGTGACCTATCTCATGGGCGACCGCGGCATTCCGAAAAACTGGCGCGAGATGAACGGGTATTCCAGCCACACCTATTCGCTGGTCAATGCCGAGGGTGAAAAGTTCTGGGTCAAGTTCCACTTCCACACCGATCAGGGCGACGGCAATGCCTACCTTAGCCAGGATGAAGCCGACAAGCTGGCGGGGACCAACGGCGATTACCACCGCGCCGATCTGTTCAACAACATCCGCGACGGGAACTACCCCAGCTGGACGCTCAAGTGGCAGATCATGCCTTACGAGGATGCCAAGACCTATCGCATCAACCCGTTTGATCTGACCAAGGTCTGGCCGCACGAGGACTACCCGCTGATCGAGGTCGGCAAGCTGACCCTGAACCGCAACCCCACCGATTTCCATACAGAGATCGAACAGGCCGCATTCGAGCCGAACAATATGGTGCCGGGCGTGGGTCTGTCGCCAGACAAGATGCTGTTGGCACGGGGTTTTTCCTACGCGGACGCGCACCGCGCGCGGCTGGGTGTCAACTACAAGCAGATCCCGGTCAACAAACCCGTATCGCCGACCCATAGCTATTCAAAAGATGGTGCGGGCCGGACTGAAAAAGTGTCTGATCCGGTATACGCGCCCAACTCATATGGTGGGCCCTCTGCGCAGCCGCATCAGCATGAAGCGGGCCTATGGTATTCCGATGGCGACATGGTGCGTCAGGCCTATACCCTGCGCCCCGATGACGATGATTGGAGCCAGGCCGGCAAGCTCGTCCGCGAGGTGATGGACGCCGATGCCCGCGAACGTTTGGTATCGAACGTGGTGGGGCACCTGTGCGACGGTGTCAGCGAAAAGGTACTCGTCCGTGCCTTTGAATACTGGCGCAATATCGACAAAGACACCGGCGACAAGATCGAGGCCGGTGTGCGCGAGAAGCTGGGCGGGGAATCCAAAGCCCCCGGTATGGCTTCTGCCCTCAGCATCGGCGGCAAGTAA
- a CDS encoding zinc-binding dehydrogenase: MISIIRKPGSQSGQLDKSRQSSGRHHARMTSMKAKTLTAYGDDASFEAAELTKLAEIVDAGALEPLLDDQRVDLDTVGGAYDRLTSGQAIGKVVVDV; this comes from the coding sequence ATTATATCCATAATCAGAAAACCGGGCTCACAATCAGGCCAATTAGATAAATCACGGCAATCTTCAGGTAGGCATCACGCGAGGATGACCAGCATGAAAGCCAAGACCCTTACCGCCTACGGTGACGACGCTTCGTTCGAAGCTGCCGAGCTGACCAAACTGGCAGAGATTGTGGACGCAGGGGCGCTGGAGCCCTTGCTTGATGACCAGAGGGTCGACCTCGATACGGTGGGCGGGGCCTATGACCGCCTGACCAGCGGGCAGGCCATCGGCAAGGTGGTTGTAGACGTCTGA
- a CDS encoding iron ABC transporter permease, whose translation MRRPQWHWWVIIPPVLLAALLFGAAIGEVSIPPLVVLKVLANKALNAGYAVDKIDEGIVWNYRMARAVVAMCCGAGLALSGVVLQALLRNALADPYLLGISAGASTGAVAVTILGLGGGAISLSIGAFSGALVAFAFVALLAQAAGGGVGLRAAGVIVLAGIAGSQMFNALTALMITKSANAEQARAIMFWLLGNMSGVRWPDVLSALPAAMIGLLACLWHARALDAFTFGSDSAASLGIPVRRVQLLLIGTAALVTAVMVSVVGAIGFVGLVIPHAMRIVVGHRHAILVPASALAGAVFLVFADVISRVIVPGQVLPIGVVTALVGAPVFALILIGKRTSP comes from the coding sequence ATGCGCAGGCCGCAGTGGCACTGGTGGGTGATCATCCCGCCGGTGCTGCTGGCCGCACTGCTGTTTGGTGCGGCCATCGGCGAGGTCTCTATCCCGCCGCTGGTGGTGCTGAAGGTGCTGGCCAACAAGGCGCTGAACGCGGGCTATGCGGTGGACAAGATCGACGAGGGCATCGTGTGGAACTACCGCATGGCGCGGGCCGTGGTGGCAATGTGCTGCGGCGCCGGTCTGGCGCTGTCGGGCGTCGTGCTGCAAGCACTGCTGCGCAATGCGCTGGCGGATCCCTATCTGCTGGGCATCTCTGCGGGGGCGTCCACCGGCGCTGTTGCGGTGACCATCCTCGGGCTGGGGGGTGGTGCTATCTCGCTGTCTATCGGTGCGTTCAGCGGGGCGCTGGTGGCTTTCGCTTTTGTGGCCTTGCTGGCGCAGGCGGCAGGGGGCGGTGTGGGCCTGCGGGCCGCGGGCGTGATCGTGCTGGCCGGTATTGCGGGCAGCCAGATGTTCAACGCTCTGACCGCGCTGATGATCACGAAATCGGCCAATGCCGAACAGGCCCGTGCCATCATGTTCTGGCTTTTGGGGAATATGTCGGGCGTGCGCTGGCCCGATGTACTAAGCGCCCTGCCCGCGGCGATGATCGGGCTGCTGGCCTGCCTGTGGCACGCCCGCGCGCTGGATGCCTTTACCTTCGGCAGCGACAGCGCAGCGTCCTTGGGCATTCCGGTGCGCCGCGTGCAGTTGCTGCTGATCGGCACGGCGGCGTTGGTCACGGCGGTAATGGTCTCGGTGGTCGGGGCGATAGGCTTTGTCGGGCTGGTGATCCCCCATGCCATGCGCATCGTCGTGGGTCACCGTCATGCGATCCTTGTGCCGGCATCTGCACTGGCGGGGGCGGTGTTTCTGGTCTTTGCCGATGTGATTTCACGGGTGATTGTACCGGGCCAAGTGCTGCCCATCGGAGTGGTGACCGCTTTGGTCGGCGCGCCGGTTTTCGCGCTGATCCTGATTGGCAAAAGGACGTCGCCATGA
- a CDS encoding SDR family oxidoreductase, whose product MKDTTFGPKGWTPDRLGSLKGKTYLITGTTAGAGFQATRILLSKGAKVVMLNRNADKSIAAVKTLKDTFGANAEVSFVRMDLSDLASVRAAAEEVKRTVPRIDALICNAAIAQVPTQQLTVDGFESQLGTNHYGHFLLCGMLFDRIQESAGRIVVVSSLGYNMGIKTIQFDDMNWDKNYSANAVYSQSKLAQMMFAYKLQDRLKATDSRVEVYVCHPGASATSLISTSGGLFTRVTWWMMSKTPLVQSAEKGAYPEVMCATEDGLAQRALYGPTGWMQTGGPVGKGTLNPHAYDKPVMEKLWAVSEKATGFHWEI is encoded by the coding sequence ATGAAGGACACGACTTTCGGACCCAAAGGCTGGACACCTGATCGCCTTGGATCGCTCAAGGGGAAAACATATCTCATCACCGGCACGACGGCCGGTGCGGGCTTTCAGGCCACGCGCATCCTGCTGTCCAAGGGGGCAAAAGTCGTCATGCTGAACCGCAACGCCGATAAGTCCATCGCCGCGGTAAAAACGCTCAAGGACACGTTCGGTGCCAACGCCGAGGTGAGCTTTGTGCGGATGGATCTGTCTGATCTGGCCAGCGTGCGCGCCGCGGCGGAGGAGGTGAAACGCACCGTTCCCCGGATTGACGCGCTGATCTGCAACGCTGCCATCGCGCAGGTGCCAACACAGCAACTGACCGTTGACGGGTTCGAAAGCCAGCTTGGCACCAACCACTATGGGCACTTCCTGCTGTGCGGAATGCTGTTTGATCGCATTCAGGAAAGCGCGGGCCGCATCGTCGTGGTGTCCAGCCTCGGGTACAACATGGGGATCAAGACGATCCAGTTCGACGACATGAACTGGGACAAGAACTATAGCGCCAACGCGGTCTACAGCCAAAGCAAGCTGGCGCAGATGATGTTTGCCTATAAGCTTCAGGACCGGCTGAAAGCCACCGATAGCCGCGTTGAGGTATACGTCTGCCACCCCGGCGCGTCGGCGACCTCGCTGATCAGCACAAGCGGCGGGCTGTTCACACGGGTCACCTGGTGGATGATGAGCAAGACGCCACTGGTGCAATCCGCCGAAAAAGGCGCGTATCCCGAGGTCATGTGCGCGACCGAAGACGGGTTGGCGCAGCGCGCGCTTTATGGCCCGACCGGATGGATGCAAACCGGAGGGCCCGTTGGCAAAGGCACGCTGAACCCTCATGCCTACGACAAACCCGTGATGGAGAAACTCTGGGCCGTCTCCGAAAAAGCGACGGGTTTTCACTGGGAAATCTAA
- a CDS encoding AraC family transcriptional regulator gives MSKDQIKQLIRNNATQEGLTGTGIDGVRLFRATQSIPCVPAVYEPSVIAIVSGAKEAVLDGHRYIYDDSRYMCCPMSMPVKAGTPTASAESPLYGVIISLDKRVMTELSMEMENTGNVIPEVKGGLRAQGIRLAAWDDAFADALLRLLQLGGNPADTAILGEARLRELYYAILKGEAGRFARQAFGAGNAIARSIAHVSSHLDAPISIDDMASRAGMSRAAFHRKFKQVTTMAPIQFVKSMRLNNAAMKIAGGMSVNEAAVDVGYVSPSQFSREFRRMYGQSPRQWGEAQQFPVEMGQ, from the coding sequence ATGAGCAAAGACCAGATCAAACAGCTAATCAGGAACAACGCGACCCAAGAGGGGCTGACGGGAACCGGCATTGACGGGGTGCGCCTGTTTCGGGCCACGCAGTCGATTCCTTGCGTGCCGGCGGTCTATGAACCCAGCGTTATTGCGATCGTCAGCGGGGCGAAAGAGGCCGTGCTGGACGGGCACAGGTACATCTATGACGACAGCCGATATATGTGCTGCCCGATGTCGATGCCGGTGAAGGCCGGCACGCCGACCGCCTCTGCCGAAAGCCCGCTCTACGGGGTTATCATTTCGCTCGATAAGCGGGTGATGACAGAACTGTCGATGGAGATGGAAAATACCGGCAATGTGATTCCCGAGGTCAAAGGCGGTTTACGCGCGCAGGGGATCAGGCTGGCCGCTTGGGATGATGCCTTTGCCGACGCGCTGCTGCGTTTGCTGCAATTGGGTGGCAATCCGGCGGATACGGCGATCCTTGGCGAGGCACGGCTGCGCGAGCTTTACTACGCGATCCTGAAGGGCGAGGCAGGGCGTTTTGCCAGACAGGCCTTCGGCGCGGGCAATGCGATCGCACGGTCGATCGCGCATGTATCCTCTCACCTGGACGCGCCGATCTCTATTGATGATATGGCGTCCCGCGCCGGGATGAGCCGCGCCGCCTTTCACCGCAAGTTCAAGCAGGTGACGACGATGGCCCCGATCCAGTTTGTCAAATCCATGCGGCTCAACAATGCGGCGATGAAGATCGCAGGCGGCATGTCCGTGAACGAGGCGGCGGTTGATGTAGGATATGTCAGCCCGTCGCAATTCAGCCGCGAATTCAGGCGGATGTACGGGCAATCCCCGCGCCAATGGGGGGAAGCCCAGCAGTTTCCGGTTGAAATGGGCCAATAA